Proteins encoded in a region of the Paenibacillus pedocola genome:
- a CDS encoding glycosyltransferase family 4 protein: MQICIIAPEQFPVPGDGSVEICIWAIAKQLSQRHKVTILSRRTAFLPDSAELEQVRIIRLASGTPSRYQASVLHFLEGESFDVIQVDNRPLLMAAVKQRHPETPVLLYLHSLTFVPAEARIARSLAHANTIAVNSRSLQKRLSRRFPGLSRKLSVVPLGADLSRFTPVELPERLLLRRTYRLPPKFTVLFVGRVIPRKGVPVLIRAMRHLNKYLPAHLIIAGPGKPLYIRKLRSLAGRLGVSVTFLGTIAHEHIHGLYQAADCFVCPSQRHESFGLVNVEAMASGLPVIASNNGGIREIITSGHNGYLVDRYQEALPFARLMLKVGRNPLLAAKIGMQGRSDALRTFEWQHTAAHLEELYRLLLKP; the protein is encoded by the coding sequence ATGCAAATCTGTATTATTGCCCCGGAGCAGTTCCCGGTACCGGGGGACGGGTCTGTGGAGATCTGCATTTGGGCTATTGCCAAACAGTTATCCCAGAGACATAAAGTGACGATTCTAAGCCGCAGAACAGCCTTCCTGCCCGATTCAGCAGAACTGGAGCAGGTGCGGATCATCCGGCTGGCTTCAGGAACTCCCTCCCGTTACCAGGCTTCCGTGCTTCACTTTCTGGAAGGGGAATCCTTCGATGTGATCCAGGTCGACAATCGTCCGCTGCTTATGGCCGCCGTAAAGCAGCGGCATCCAGAGACCCCGGTACTGCTGTATCTACACTCCTTAACCTTTGTACCGGCAGAAGCGAGAATTGCCCGCAGCCTTGCACACGCCAATACCATTGCTGTCAACAGCAGGTCTTTGCAGAAGCGGCTTTCCAGGCGTTTTCCGGGGCTTTCCAGAAAGCTTAGTGTCGTTCCGCTGGGAGCAGACTTATCCCGCTTCACCCCTGTTGAATTGCCGGAGCGTCTGCTTCTGCGCAGAACGTACCGGCTTCCACCGAAGTTTACTGTATTGTTCGTGGGCAGGGTCATTCCGCGCAAAGGAGTGCCTGTGCTGATCCGGGCCATGCGGCATCTTAACAAATACCTGCCCGCCCATCTGATCATCGCAGGCCCGGGCAAACCGTTATATATCCGTAAGCTTAGGAGCCTGGCCGGCCGGCTCGGCGTATCCGTAACCTTCCTTGGCACTATCGCCCACGAACATATACACGGCTTGTATCAGGCTGCTGACTGTTTCGTCTGCCCCTCCCAGCGGCATGAATCCTTCGGATTAGTGAATGTGGAGGCTATGGCTTCAGGCCTGCCGGTCATCGCTTCGAACAATGGCGGGATCCGGGAGATCATCACTTCAGGCCATAACGGCTATCTGGTGGACCGGTACCAGGAAGCATTGCCTTTTGCAAGGCTTATGCTCAAGGTAGGCCGGAATCCCCTACTAGCTGCAAAGATCGGAATGCAGGGCCGCAGCGATGCGCTGCGGACTTTCGAATGGCAGCATACCGCAGCGCATTTAGAGGAGCTGTACCGCCTGCTGCTTAAGCCGTAG
- a CDS encoding UvrD-helicase domain-containing protein codes for MNKLLFHNIPLGATGERIPQAAIASARTSREMVKSEESDAAYFRRLEEGGILLNQPQIAAVRHYQGPLLTLAGAGSGKTSVLICRTGYLLSVRGISPSRMLLLTFSSKAAAEMRERIALLPGVEESDAARLQARTFHSFFLYFLRRQGLRQDIFHETRRQHILLKQIMRELGLPKDAYPPETLLALLSSCKMNMGEAENLPESTTAEQEMKAILVLYEQWKTDNFKIDFDDVLLIAYKMLREQPALLQELQQKFQYVMVDEFQDTNALQYELVKMIAHPQHNLMVVGDDDQTIYSFNGARSEFILEFEKLYPGAKVITLNINYRSGPAIVGLGNGIIRHNLRRRSKTLQAAKNSGSQPRYLRPQTADEEAEQIVEHIVSQVDSGNREYRDFALLYRASSSNRAVLELLLLRDIPYVDYGEGQLLYEHWLISPVLDHLRLSLNRRNFAAMENILPTLYMSREKGMDHIRRMEAVQPKQGPLIHLLSLPGMEDFKGAKLRDRLELIRGLAALTPVQAIRQIRTNFYDYFIEANERHQATLHRETLKEMLDELESSAERFDSIPVFLEFIANITERNELSRQPGLKEQGNRIALMTIHKSKGLEFPVVFLIGASEGILPHSSALEGERLKDRKTAKPPAASAFKTHSESGIAALEEERRLAYVAVTRAREELFISSPARHRGKKAEVSRFMLSAFRAAAAPSRPAPASVTVTRTGGARSYSSGSGANVRMHTVPVWNCTGTSCPGWTRMKAGGAEDHLASKPCPLCSSPMEKSTREVPV; via the coding sequence ATGAACAAGCTTTTATTTCATAATATACCGCTGGGCGCAACCGGTGAGCGCATTCCCCAGGCGGCCATCGCTTCAGCCCGGACCAGCCGCGAGATGGTGAAGTCGGAGGAAAGTGATGCCGCTTATTTCCGCAGGCTGGAAGAAGGGGGCATACTGCTCAATCAGCCGCAGATCGCGGCAGTACGGCATTATCAGGGGCCGCTGCTGACACTGGCCGGGGCAGGCTCCGGTAAAACCTCGGTGCTGATCTGCAGGACCGGCTATTTGCTGTCGGTACGGGGCATCTCGCCCAGCCGGATGCTGCTGCTTACCTTCTCGAGTAAGGCGGCTGCAGAAATGCGTGAGCGTATCGCCTTGCTGCCTGGTGTTGAGGAGAGCGATGCCGCCCGTCTCCAGGCCCGCACGTTCCACTCCTTTTTTCTCTATTTCCTGAGAAGACAAGGACTGCGGCAGGACATCTTTCATGAGACACGCCGTCAGCACATCCTGCTGAAGCAGATTATGCGGGAGCTGGGGCTGCCGAAGGATGCCTATCCGCCGGAAACACTGCTCGCCCTGCTCTCTTCCTGCAAGATGAATATGGGCGAAGCGGAGAATCTGCCGGAGAGCACAACAGCAGAACAGGAAATGAAAGCGATCCTGGTCCTGTACGAGCAATGGAAAACCGATAATTTCAAAATCGATTTCGACGATGTGCTGCTGATCGCATACAAAATGCTGCGGGAGCAGCCCGCGCTGCTGCAAGAGCTGCAGCAGAAATTCCAGTATGTCATGGTCGACGAATTTCAGGATACGAATGCGCTGCAATATGAGCTGGTCAAAATGATAGCCCATCCGCAGCATAATCTGATGGTTGTCGGCGATGATGACCAGACGATCTATTCATTCAACGGCGCGCGCAGCGAGTTCATCCTTGAATTCGAGAAGCTCTATCCGGGCGCCAAGGTAATCACGCTGAATATCAACTACCGCTCCGGCCCGGCTATTGTCGGCCTTGGCAACGGCATCATCCGCCATAACCTGCGGCGGCGCTCCAAAACCCTGCAGGCCGCCAAAAACAGCGGCAGCCAGCCCCGGTATCTGCGCCCGCAGACCGCGGACGAGGAGGCCGAGCAGATTGTTGAACATATTGTCAGCCAAGTGGACAGCGGTAACAGGGAATACCGTGATTTCGCCCTGCTCTACCGTGCTTCCAGCAGCAACCGGGCGGTGCTGGAGCTGCTCCTCCTGCGGGATATCCCCTATGTGGATTACGGGGAAGGCCAGCTGCTCTACGAGCACTGGCTGATCTCCCCGGTGCTGGATCATCTGCGGCTGTCGCTGAACCGGCGCAACTTCGCGGCTATGGAGAATATCCTCCCGACCCTCTATATGAGCCGGGAAAAAGGCATGGACCATATCCGCCGGATGGAGGCTGTCCAGCCCAAGCAAGGACCGCTGATCCATCTCCTGTCGCTGCCAGGCATGGAGGATTTCAAAGGCGCTAAGCTGCGGGACCGGCTGGAGCTGATCCGCGGTCTGGCGGCGTTAACACCGGTGCAGGCGATCCGCCAGATCCGCACGAACTTCTATGACTATTTCATTGAAGCCAATGAACGGCACCAGGCTACATTGCACCGGGAGACGCTCAAGGAAATGCTGGACGAGCTGGAGTCCTCGGCTGAACGGTTCGACAGCATCCCGGTCTTCCTCGAATTCATTGCGAATATTACCGAGCGGAATGAGCTGAGCCGCCAGCCCGGCCTGAAGGAGCAGGGCAACCGGATTGCGCTGATGACCATTCACAAGTCCAAGGGGCTGGAGTTCCCCGTTGTCTTCCTGATCGGCGCATCGGAGGGCATCCTTCCCCACAGCTCAGCGCTCGAGGGCGAGCGGCTGAAAGACCGGAAGACGGCCAAGCCCCCGGCAGCCAGCGCCTTCAAGACCCACAGTGAGTCCGGCATTGCCGCGCTGGAAGAAGAGCGGCGGCTCGCATACGTGGCCGTCACCCGGGCCCGGGAAGAGCTGTTCATCAGCTCACCGGCCAGACACCGGGGGAAGAAAGCGGAAGTCTCCCGCTTTATGCTGTCCGCCTTCCGCGCAGCAGCCGCCCCTTCCCGGCCTGCACCCGCCTCTGTGACGGTAACAAGAACCGGCGGGGCCAGATCGTATTCCTCCGGCAGCGGAGCGAATGTACGGATGCATACTGTTCCGGTCTGGAACTGTA
- a CDS encoding P-II family nitrogen regulator yields MLMIKAIVRPEKADEVMAELMLAGFPSISKMDLLGRGKQKGIQVGTNYYNQISKKLLMIVINDDEKDDVISIIMRTARTGEQGSFGDGKIFVLPVLETFTISNGKNQL; encoded by the coding sequence ATGTTAATGATCAAAGCCATTGTTAGACCCGAGAAGGCGGATGAGGTCATGGCTGAATTAATGCTGGCCGGCTTCCCCTCCATCAGTAAAATGGATTTGCTGGGCCGTGGTAAACAAAAAGGAATTCAAGTAGGCACCAACTACTACAATCAAATTTCCAAAAAGCTGCTGATGATCGTCATCAATGATGATGAGAAGGACGATGTCATCAGCATTATTATGAGAACGGCAAGAACCGGCGAACAAGGCTCCTTCGGTGACGGCAAGATCTTTGTACTGCCAGTGCTGGAGACCTTCACGATCAGCAACGGTAAAAATCAACTGTAG
- a CDS encoding DUF445 domain-containing protein encodes MKSRNLATISLAVMACGFLITLFLPENIGTELLRGGFEAGLVGGIADWFAVTALFRHPLGLRIPHTSLLLKNRDKIVQSLISAMENELLNKASIENKLRKVRIVSLGSGLLTKFMSRKKARTEILGQLSALVQRLPVEQAVPYLQTALADYLRDAELGVAADRIATRLMNDGKDTAALDYALEGISGWSGRPQTRAMLGKIASEKLAEVKLGGLKGMAFQAFVGFMDADMLGEMLQGMLQSGIRDFREADSPYREEMIREIRVAIFQLVNDEAKIAALKDWAQKELQGEEAAAFLHQQLEVFRGKAAAMLEEDRSSGGRRLFALYAMLVRRISGETEWIQGWEERIRASLINIVEANHFRLGVLVKENLDQMDDASLVNMLEDKVGKDLQWIRVNGAVCGFVVGLVLTVIQMI; translated from the coding sequence ATGAAATCCAGAAATTTAGCTACGATATCGCTTGCCGTGATGGCCTGCGGTTTTCTGATTACGCTGTTTTTACCGGAAAATATAGGGACCGAGCTGCTAAGAGGCGGCTTTGAGGCCGGCCTTGTCGGCGGGATTGCTGACTGGTTCGCGGTTACCGCGCTGTTCCGGCACCCGCTGGGCCTGCGGATTCCGCATACCTCGCTGCTGCTCAAGAACCGGGACAAAATCGTGCAGTCGCTGATCTCCGCCATGGAGAATGAACTGCTGAACAAGGCAAGCATTGAGAACAAGCTGCGCAAGGTTCGCATTGTTTCTCTGGGCAGCGGGCTGCTGACGAAATTTATGTCACGAAAAAAAGCAAGAACCGAAATTCTCGGACAGCTTAGCGCGCTCGTGCAGCGTCTTCCGGTGGAACAAGCGGTGCCGTATCTTCAAACGGCTCTCGCGGACTATCTCCGGGATGCTGAGCTTGGCGTTGCTGCTGACCGGATCGCGACCAGGCTGATGAATGACGGCAAGGATACCGCCGCCCTTGATTATGCGCTGGAGGGAATTTCCGGCTGGAGCGGGCGTCCGCAGACGCGTGCCATGCTGGGTAAGATCGCCAGTGAGAAGCTGGCCGAAGTAAAGCTTGGCGGGCTGAAGGGGATGGCCTTTCAGGCCTTTGTAGGATTTATGGATGCCGACATGCTGGGAGAAATGCTGCAGGGTATGCTGCAGTCCGGAATCCGCGATTTCCGCGAAGCAGACAGTCCGTACCGGGAGGAAATGATCCGCGAAATCCGCGTCGCTATATTCCAGCTTGTGAATGACGAAGCGAAGATCGCTGCGCTGAAAGACTGGGCGCAAAAAGAGCTGCAGGGCGAAGAAGCTGCTGCATTTCTGCACCAGCAGCTGGAGGTTTTCCGGGGCAAGGCGGCTGCGATGCTGGAGGAGGACCGCAGTTCCGGCGGGCGCAGGCTGTTCGCGCTGTATGCCATGCTGGTCCGCCGCATCAGCGGGGAGACAGAGTGGATTCAGGGCTGGGAAGAACGGATTCGGGCTTCATTGATTAATATCGTAGAGGCTAATCATTTCCGGCTTGGTGTATTGGTCAAAGAAAACCTGGATCAAATGGACGATGCTAGCCTCGTTAACATGCTGGAGGATAAAGTGGGCAAGGATTTGCAGTGGATCCGGGTCAACGGCGCCGTATGCGGCTTTGTCGTGGGTCTGGTGCTGACAGTCATCCAGATGATTTGA
- a CDS encoding Cof-type HAD-IIB family hydrolase codes for MLIALDMDGTLLNEDGRISAENREAILHAQSLGHIVAIATGRSYMDAERQLRLANLECPVVCLNGALLMLPDGSLAASRPLDKEDIIPVLRWMNEIPELYYEVYTKDNVYVELDKRVRLEKLSELKDEEIPEGFGWLLKAMIAKQFQQAAVTYVESMEEIWSKEEDPIYKALAFSLNPEVLKEASTRFAAIPGLIITASHESNIEINHKEANKGNGVSLLAAHYDIPTEQVAVMGDSYNDLPMFETAGYKIAMGNAAALLKETADFITLTNVEHGVAAGIRHLLDRK; via the coding sequence ATGCTGATTGCACTTGATATGGACGGGACACTACTAAATGAAGATGGAAGGATTAGCGCGGAGAACCGCGAGGCTATCCTCCATGCACAAAGTCTGGGGCATATCGTGGCGATTGCCACCGGACGCTCTTACATGGATGCGGAGCGGCAGCTGCGGCTGGCCAATCTGGAATGCCCTGTGGTCTGTCTGAACGGAGCACTGCTGATGCTGCCTGACGGCTCCCTTGCGGCCAGCCGGCCGCTCGACAAAGAGGATATTATCCCTGTGCTGCGCTGGATGAACGAGATTCCTGAGCTTTATTACGAAGTGTATACCAAAGATAATGTATATGTAGAGCTGGACAAGCGTGTCAGACTGGAGAAATTGTCGGAGCTCAAAGACGAAGAAATCCCAGAGGGCTTCGGCTGGCTGTTGAAGGCCATGATTGCCAAGCAGTTTCAGCAGGCTGCCGTTACTTACGTAGAGAGTATGGAGGAAATTTGGAGCAAAGAAGAAGACCCCATTTATAAAGCTCTGGCCTTCTCGCTGAACCCTGAAGTGCTCAAAGAAGCATCTACACGGTTTGCAGCGATTCCCGGGCTCATTATTACCGCTTCTCATGAGAGTAATATTGAGATCAACCACAAGGAGGCCAACAAAGGTAACGGCGTAAGCCTGCTGGCTGCCCACTATGACATTCCTACGGAGCAAGTTGCCGTTATGGGCGACAGCTATAATGATCTCCCGATGTTTGAGACGGCCGGCTATAAAATTGCCATGGGGAATGCCGCTGCCCTGCTCAAGGAAACCGCTGATTTCATCACACTGACTAATGTAGAGCATGGTGTTGCCGCCGGAATCCGCCATCTTTTGGACCGGAAGTAG
- a CDS encoding Imm30 family immunity protein, producing MMNMYPGIAQLYNNRLLRTELECELFEQALEGLAGDTEDAVIQQIFKVFDDETEHEEMMFSLVHFVESCHMEMYLTQLLESLPEMLEPARGWAIVLNERILSDDRFLKEYAAIAKGMPPRVKRALAFLLEEIRENKPRGYERKVNYMLGKIK from the coding sequence ATGATGAATATGTATCCGGGCATCGCCCAGCTGTACAACAACCGCCTGCTGCGGACGGAGCTGGAGTGCGAGCTGTTCGAACAGGCGCTTGAAGGGCTGGCAGGTGATACCGAGGATGCTGTGATCCAGCAGATTTTCAAGGTGTTCGATGATGAGACCGAGCACGAGGAAATGATGTTCAGCCTCGTTCATTTCGTGGAGAGCTGCCACATGGAGATGTACCTGACCCAGCTGCTGGAATCGCTGCCTGAGATGCTCGAGCCTGCCCGGGGCTGGGCCATCGTGCTGAATGAGCGGATCTTGAGCGACGATAGGTTCCTGAAGGAATATGCCGCTATAGCCAAAGGCATGCCTCCACGGGTAAAACGGGCACTGGCTTTTCTGCTCGAAGAGATCCGGGAGAACAAACCCCGCGGGTACGAGCGCAAAGTGAACTATATGCTTGGAAAGATAAAGTGA